From bacterium, a single genomic window includes:
- a CDS encoding DUF4838 domain-containing protein, translating to MPIARHLVFVLTAVGVFAAFAAPSAHAAEGFELARDGRSDVGLVLPDDAPAEIRAAADTLRRYVRLVSGAELREAPAGGPRLVLALVDDPALGPDGFRIRTRPDTLTLAAATADGIRHAVYTFLESRLGCRKYDTGPPVAPRRPTVVLPPGDDVQVPRFTFRMQDLKDPTYLAWHKLDTNAGFGLFVHTFGDLVPPDRWFADHPEYFSLLNGHRMPTGQLCLTNPDVFDLVVRELRARMAARPEADFWSVSQNDTYSPCECDACRALDEAAGSHAGSILAFVNRVADVFPDKTISTLAYQYSRTAPRGIAPRPNVNIMLCSIECDRSRPLAEHPGSAGFVRDVRAWGELTSNIFLWDYVIQFRNLVSPFPNLRVLQPNLQFFAASGLTAVFEQGLPLMHGEFAELRIYLLAKLLWDPDIDLDALMDDFLAGYYGAAAPFVRTYIDTMHDALAATGEGLSIYGYPLASDDGHLAPARVAAYDDLLQRAEAAVRDDPVAWRRTRTARLPVLFARLEQAKAAADGRGGCFTRHADGSLHLKPGYEEMLTTFVDGCLAAGIPRLWEHGTPPEAYRAATRRFFTASATPHRALGHRVVLDPPASPKYHDGEAAALTDGLRGWDDYRFHWLGFEGTDMVATIDLGAVVPVSGVAADFLQDILSWVFMPTELTVELSTDGRTFQPAGAVRNTVPPETGGAVVAPFEVVFAPRPARYVRVTATSLQTCPTWHKGSGGPAWIFTDEIVVRTEPAE from the coding sequence ATGCCGATCGCCCGCCACCTGGTATTCGTGCTCACCGCGGTCGGCGTGTTCGCCGCTTTCGCGGCCCCGTCCGCGCACGCCGCCGAGGGCTTCGAGCTGGCCCGTGACGGTCGCAGCGACGTCGGACTGGTGCTGCCGGACGACGCCCCCGCGGAGATCCGCGCGGCCGCCGACACCCTGCGCCGTTACGTGCGGCTGGTGTCCGGGGCCGAGCTGCGCGAAGCCCCCGCCGGCGGGCCGCGCCTGGTGCTGGCGCTCGTCGACGACCCGGCGCTCGGCCCGGACGGCTTCCGCATCCGCACCCGCCCGGACACGCTGACCCTCGCCGCCGCCACAGCGGACGGCATCCGGCACGCGGTGTACACGTTTCTCGAGTCGCGCCTCGGCTGCCGCAAGTACGACACAGGCCCGCCCGTGGCGCCCCGCCGCCCCACCGTGGTGCTGCCCCCGGGCGACGACGTGCAGGTGCCCCGCTTCACCTTCCGCATGCAGGACCTGAAGGATCCGACCTACCTGGCCTGGCACAAGCTCGACACGAACGCCGGGTTCGGGCTCTTCGTGCACACCTTCGGCGACCTGGTGCCGCCCGACCGCTGGTTCGCCGACCACCCCGAGTACTTCTCCCTGCTCAACGGCCACCGCATGCCCACCGGGCAACTCTGCCTCACCAACCCGGACGTGTTCGACCTCGTCGTGAGAGAACTGCGCGCGCGCATGGCCGCCCGGCCCGAGGCCGACTTCTGGTCGGTCTCCCAGAACGACACCTACAGCCCCTGCGAGTGCGATGCCTGCAGGGCCCTCGACGAGGCGGCCGGGTCCCACGCCGGGTCGATCCTGGCCTTCGTCAACCGCGTGGCCGACGTCTTCCCCGACAAGACCATCTCGACCCTGGCCTACCAGTACTCGCGCACCGCGCCGCGCGGCATCGCGCCCCGGCCCAACGTGAACATCATGCTGTGCAGCATCGAGTGCGACCGCAGCCGGCCCCTGGCCGAACACCCCGGCAGCGCCGGCTTCGTGCGCGACGTGCGCGCCTGGGGCGAGCTCACCTCGAACATTTTCCTGTGGGACTACGTGATCCAGTTCCGCAACCTGGTGAGCCCCTTCCCCAACCTGCGCGTGCTGCAGCCGAACCTGCAGTTCTTCGCCGCCAGCGGCCTCACGGCCGTGTTCGAACAGGGCCTGCCGTTGATGCACGGCGAGTTCGCCGAGCTGCGCATCTACCTGCTGGCCAAACTGTTGTGGGATCCGGACATCGACCTGGACGCGCTCATGGACGACTTCCTGGCCGGGTACTACGGCGCCGCCGCGCCTTTCGTGCGCACGTACATCGACACCATGCACGACGCGCTGGCAGCCACGGGCGAGGGGCTGTCGATCTACGGCTACCCGCTGGCGTCGGACGACGGGCATCTGGCCCCGGCGCGCGTCGCGGCCTACGACGACCTGCTGCAGCGGGCCGAGGCGGCGGTGAGAGACGACCCCGTGGCGTGGCGCCGCACCCGCACCGCGCGCCTGCCGGTGCTCTTCGCCCGCCTCGAGCAGGCGAAAGCGGCCGCCGACGGGCGGGGCGGCTGCTTCACCCGCCACGCCGACGGCTCCCTGCACTTGAAGCCGGGCTACGAAGAGATGCTCACGACCTTCGTCGACGGCTGCCTCGCCGCCGGCATTCCCCGCCTGTGGGAGCACGGCACGCCGCCCGAAGCCTACCGTGCCGCCACACGCCGCTTCTTCACCGCGAGCGCCACGCCCCACCGGGCGCTCGGGCACCGCGTCGTGCTCGACCCGCCGGCCAGCCCGAAGTACCACGACGGCGAGGCCGCGGCCCTCACCGACGGCCTGCGCGGCTGGGACGACTACCGCTTCCACTGGCTCGGGTTCGAGGGGACGGACATGGTCGCCACCATCGACCTCGGCGCCGTTGTGCCCGTGAGCGGGGTCGCGGCCGACTTCCTGCAGGACATCCTCTCGTGGGTCTTCATGCCCACCGAGCTGACCGTGGAGCTGTCGACGGACGGCCGCACCTTCCAGCCGGCCGGAGCGGTGCGCAACACCGTGCCGCCCGAGACCGGCGGCGCCGTCGTGGCGCCCTTCGAGGTCGTGTTCGCACCGCGGCCGGCGCGCTACGTGCGCGTCACCGCCACGAGCCTGCAGACCTGCCCCACCTGGCACAAGGGATCCGGCGGTCCGGCCTGGATCTTCACCGACGAGATCGTCGTGCGAACGGAGCCTGCCGAATGA